In Nonlabens agnitus, the DNA window TATTACTACAATGCGCCATATACATCTTAATCTTGTATTCTCTTTATTTTTAAAATCAAACAGAAAGAACAAAAGGGAAGGTTAAGGTACAGATATACATTGAAGCATTGGACTTCGTCAACATTGATTACCACTTCCCTTTTTCTACAGTACTACGTTCAGTTCTATGAGACTTGAGATCTCGTTTTTAAGTTGTTGTAATGTCTGTAGAATCGTCCTTTCATAAAACTATTTATTATGGATAAATATACAGAAGTCTTTGGAGTAGACATCAGCAAGGACCACTTTGATGTCTTTAGTGAGCGTTATGGACATGAACGTTTCAGTAACAACGATGATGGGTTCCATAGGTTTCTGGAGGGTCTGTACGATACGGACCTGGTGGTCATGGAGGCAACGGGATATTACCACGTTTTGTTACTTGAGTTCCTGAATGGTTTTGGAGTACCGTCATCCCTTCTCAATCCTCTGTCGGTAAAGCGTTTTATCCAGATGAGATTGAAGCGTGTAAAGACGGACAAGAGCGATGCAGAGATGATACGCAGCTATGGCCTACAGGAAAAGGTCGCCATTTATCAGAATAAGAGTGTGGAATCCAAAGCAATGCTTCAGACCTGTAGTATGCTGGAGGTGTACCTGAAGCAGCGTACGATGCTGAAGAATAAGCTACACGGTGAGAAGACCCTTGGTGAGCCATCCGAGGTATTGGTCAAGAGCCTACAGTGCAGCATTACGCATATGGATCAACAGATACAAGTGCTGGAAAACGAATTGGCAGATCTGGTCAAGATGCTCTACGGCAATCAAAAGGCCCATCTGTGCAGCATCCCTGGAATAGGAGACCGCACGGCTATCTATCTTTTGGCACTGACCGATGGCTTTTCCCGTTTTCAAACGGCCTCACAGCTCATCAGCTATGCCGGGATGAGTCCGGTGATACGTGAATCGGGCAGTAGCGTGAGAGGTCGCAGCAGGATCAGCAAGATGGGCAACAGGAGGCTGCGCAATTTGATGTTCATGTGCGCCTTTAACGCCTGTAAGCACAATCCAGGATGCAAGGCAATGTATGAGCGCATCACGGCAAAGGGCAAGAGCAAGAAACTGGCTTTGATAGCTGTTGGGAACAAACTGCTCAGACAGGCCTTTGCGATAGGTAAGAGTGGCCTGCCTTTCGATCCGGCATACGTGAGTCGAGTAGCCTAAAAGGTCTCACTTTAGAGAGAAATACATATCCAAAGGGTCATCAAATCTTTGGAAGGGAAACTTATGGGCTAATTTAAATTAGGAAATAGCTTGTTTTTTACCTCAGTTCTTTGAAGCATTGGACTTCGTCAACATTGATTACCACTTCCCTTTTTCTACAGTACTACGTTCAGTTCTATGAGACTTGAGATCTCGTTTTTAAGTTGTTGTAATGTCTGTAGAATCGTCCTTTCATAAAACTATTTATTATGGATAAATATACAGAAGTCTTTGGAGTAGACATCAGCAAGGACCACTTTGATGTCTTTAGTGAGCGTTATGGACATGAACGTTTCAGTAACAACGATGATGGGTTCCATAGGTTTCTGGAGGGTCTGTACGATACGGACCTGGTGGTCATGGAGGCAACGGGATATTACCACGTTTTGTTACTTGAGTTCCTGAATGGTTTTGGAGTACCGTCATCCCTTCTCAATCCTCTGTCGGTAAAGCGTTTTATCCAGATGAGATTGAAGCGTGTAAAGACGGACAAGAGCGATGCAGAGATGATACGCAGCTATGGCCTACAGGAAAAGGTCGCCATTTATCAGAATAAGAGTGTGGAATCCAAAGCAATGCTTCAGACCTGTAGTATGCTGGAGGTGTACCTGAAGCAGCGTACGATGCTGAAGAATAAGCTACACGGTGAGAAGACCCTTGGTGAGCCATCCGAGGTATTGGTCAAGAGCCTACAGTGCAGCATTACGCATATGGATCAACAGATACAAGTGCTGGAAAACGAATTGGCAGATCTGGTCAAGATGCTCTACGGCAATCAAAAGGCCCATCTGTGCAGCATCCCTGGAATAGGAGACCGCACGGCTATCTATCTTTTGGCACTGACCGATGGCTTTTCCCGTTTTCAAACGGCCTCACAGCTCATCAGCTATGCCGGGATGAGTCCGGTGATACGTGAATCGGGCAGTAGCGTGAGAGGTCGCAGCAGGATCAGCAAGATGGGCAACAGGAGGCTGCGCAATTTGATGTTCATGTGCGCCTTTAACGCCTGTAAGCACAATCCAGGATGCAAGGCAATGTATGAGCGCATCACGGCAAAGGGCAAGAGCAAGAAACTGGCTTTGATAGCTGTTGGGAACAAACTGCTCAGACAGGCCTTTGCGATAGGTAAGAGTGGCCTGCCTTTCGATCCGGCATACGTGAGTCGAGTAGCCTAAAAGGTCTCACTTTAGAGAGAAATACATATCCAAAGGGTCATCAAATCTTTGGAAGGGAAACTTATGGGCTAATTTAAATTAGGAAATAGCTTGTTTTTTACCTCAGTTCTTTGTTGCACGAGGTGATTTCTATTGCTGGAAATGCTAGCTATAACCAATTAACCGATGAATGGCTTGAAAATCAAATTGGTATGTCGGGTACCTGGCGAGAATTGGATCAAAACAATGTGTATTTCAGTACTGCCAGAGATGCGGCACGTTTTGGCCTGTTCAATCTAGCTCGAGGAACTTGGGACGATCAACAAATACTTACTGAAACTTATTTCTCGCAAATGACACAAACCTCACAAAATCAAAATCCGTCATACGGTTTTCTATGGTGGTTGAATGGCAATGGCGAGACTGTTTTTCCTTCTTCAACAGTCGCTGTCAATCGGCCAGTG includes these proteins:
- a CDS encoding IS110 family RNA-guided transposase, which encodes MDKYTEVFGVDISKDHFDVFSERYGHERFSNNDDGFHRFLEGLYDTDLVVMEATGYYHVLLLEFLNGFGVPSSLLNPLSVKRFIQMRLKRVKTDKSDAEMIRSYGLQEKVAIYQNKSVESKAMLQTCSMLEVYLKQRTMLKNKLHGEKTLGEPSEVLVKSLQCSITHMDQQIQVLENELADLVKMLYGNQKAHLCSIPGIGDRTAIYLLALTDGFSRFQTASQLISYAGMSPVIRESGSSVRGRSRISKMGNRRLRNLMFMCAFNACKHNPGCKAMYERITAKGKSKKLALIAVGNKLLRQAFAIGKSGLPFDPAYVSRVA
- a CDS encoding serine hydrolase domain-containing protein, which gives rise to MSGTWRELDQNNVYFSTARDAARFGLFNLARGTWDDQQILTETYFSQMTQTSQNQNPSYGFLWWLNGNGETVFPSSTVAVNRPVTLNAPDDMFSALGKNGQIIDVVPSENLVLVRLGGNPDDAEIPIVMHDELWEILSQIIN